The nucleotide window CAACGCCTCCGATAAAGCCGCCTACAGCGCCTCCAAAGGAGAAGCCCTGGTAGCAAGGGCCTACGCCCACTTTATGCTGGTCACCATCTTCTCCAGATCATACGATGCAGCCACCGCCGCCAAAGACCCGGGTATCCCTTATGTCACCAAACCCGAAACTGTAGTGGTCGATAAATATGAAAGGAAAACAGTTGCCTACGTATACGAACAGATAGAAAAAGACCTGACAGAAGGCCTGCCATTGATTGATGACAACTCCTATGCAGGTGCTCCGGCCTATCACTTCACTACCACGGCCGCCCATGCTTTCGCTACACGTTTTTATCTCTTCAAAAAAGACTACGCCAAAGTAGTGGAACATGCCAACCTTACCTTCCCCGGTGGAAAAGCATTGTCTTTCCTTCGCCCGGTAAATACGGTGTATAATAACATGGAAGAACTGGTGTTAAGAAAAGAATATACCAGAGCTACCCAGAAAGCCAACCTGCTGCTGGCTGAAACACAGTCATGGTGGGCAAGAACGCTGATCTCCAACCGCTACGGCTGCGATCCCGCGCTGGGCGGCATGATCAACGGCCTCGACAACCCCGCAGGTGCCAGAGCAAGCTACAAAGTATACTACCAGGGAACAGAAGATTATTTCGTTCCTAAATTCTATGAACTGTTTATCCGGGTAGACCAGAACGCCAACATCGGTGACGGCTGGGATATGCTGCCTTTGTTCTCTGCTGAAGAAGTATTGTTCAACAGGGCCGAAGCACTTACAGAACTGGGCAAATTCGATGAAGCCCTGGCCGATGTCAACGATTTCCTCAGCCAGCGTATCACCCGCTACAACGCAGCCACCCACAACC belongs to Chitinophaga sp. HK235 and includes:
- a CDS encoding RagB/SusD family nutrient uptake outer membrane protein, producing the protein MKKNLVYISALVVMAIAPGCKKYLEQVPDLRTDVNSPAKVAELLTSAYPRANYIPFLEAMSDNANDKGTAVTTRVNAQPWFWEVSSDRDQDSPDFYWQRAYGAIAAANQALEVINNASDKAAYSASKGEALVARAYAHFMLVTIFSRSYDAATAAKDPGIPYVTKPETVVVDKYERKTVAYVYEQIEKDLTEGLPLIDDNSYAGAPAYHFTTTAAHAFATRFYLFKKDYAKVVEHANLTFPGGKALSFLRPVNTVYNNMEELVLRKEYTRATQKANLLLAETQSWWARTLISNRYGCDPALGGMINGLDNPAGARASYKVYYQGTEDYFVPKFYELFIRVDQNANIGDGWDMLPLFSAEEVLFNRAEALTELGKFDEALADVNDFLSQRITRYNAATHNLNIDKVRNYYSTIDTRAAVIQTILHFKRIEFMFEGIRWFDILRHKLPVTHVSFDGKTKIVLGPNDPRRMVQIPQEAQLSGLELNPR